From Streptomyces cyaneogriseus subsp. noncyanogenus, the proteins below share one genomic window:
- a CDS encoding SWIM zinc finger family protein, with product MTQQGVRWTTDQVLALAPDAASREAGRGLGVAGPWSGAGGSGDGAVWGLCESSGGERYRTVVDVADASGPAYRCGCPSRKVPCKHALGLLLLWAGGEGAVPRGQPPDWAERWIAARRGRAEPERPAEAPGAASPPADPQAARRRAERRAERITAGATELEQRLADLLRGGLAGVQQAGYGLWEETAARMVDAQAPGLAARVREAAAIPSSGSGWPARLLEECALLHLLGRGWLHREELPGGLAVTVRSRIGLPAAPDGPPLRDDWLVLAQYDTADSRLTTRRVWLYGARSQRTVLLLSYGAAGRAPDLALPPGLALEAEVSAYPGPGQWRAALGERFAPPAPTSIRPPGLTTARAAARYGDALRDDPWLDAVPVTLDRVVPAPDGDSWQVADADAETALPLTAAARARPGLWRLVAVSGGAPVKVFGELGHQGFTPLTVWPAGEGAAVPLC from the coding sequence ATGACTCAGCAGGGGGTGCGCTGGACCACGGACCAGGTGCTGGCACTGGCACCTGACGCGGCGTCACGCGAGGCGGGCCGCGGACTCGGCGTGGCCGGGCCGTGGTCCGGGGCGGGCGGTTCCGGGGACGGGGCGGTGTGGGGGCTGTGCGAGAGCAGCGGTGGTGAGCGGTATCGGACGGTCGTCGATGTCGCGGACGCCTCCGGCCCGGCGTACAGGTGCGGTTGCCCGAGCCGCAAGGTGCCGTGCAAGCACGCGCTCGGGCTGCTGCTGCTCTGGGCGGGCGGGGAGGGCGCCGTGCCGCGGGGGCAGCCGCCGGACTGGGCGGAGCGGTGGATCGCGGCCCGGCGCGGACGCGCGGAGCCGGAGCGGCCGGCCGAGGCGCCCGGCGCCGCCTCCCCGCCCGCCGACCCGCAGGCGGCGCGGCGCCGGGCGGAGCGGCGGGCCGAGCGGATCACCGCGGGGGCGACAGAGCTGGAGCAGCGGCTGGCGGACCTGCTGCGCGGGGGCCTGGCCGGCGTCCAGCAGGCGGGGTACGGGCTGTGGGAGGAGACCGCCGCCCGGATGGTCGACGCGCAGGCGCCCGGTCTGGCCGCCCGCGTGCGCGAGGCGGCCGCGATCCCGTCCTCCGGATCCGGGTGGCCCGCGCGCCTGCTGGAGGAGTGCGCCCTCCTCCACCTCCTGGGCCGGGGCTGGCTGCACCGGGAGGAACTGCCCGGCGGTCTGGCCGTGACGGTCCGCTCGCGCATCGGGCTGCCCGCCGCGCCGGACGGCCCGCCCCTGCGCGACGACTGGCTGGTCCTCGCCCAGTACGACACCGCGGACAGCCGTCTGACGACCCGTCGCGTCTGGCTGTACGGCGCCCGGTCGCAGCGGACCGTGCTGCTCCTCTCCTACGGCGCGGCCGGCCGCGCTCCCGACCTGGCGCTGCCGCCCGGACTGGCGCTGGAGGCGGAGGTGTCCGCCTACCCGGGCCCGGGGCAGTGGCGGGCGGCCCTCGGCGAGCGGTTCGCCCCGCCCGCGCCCACCTCGATCCGCCCACCCGGGCTGACCACCGCGCGGGCCGCCGCCCGCTACGGCGACGCGCTGCGCGACGACCCCTGGCTGGACGCGGTCCCGGTGACCCTGGACCGGGTGGTCCCGGCCCCGGACGGCGACTCCTGGCAGGTGGCGGACGCCGACGCGGAGACGGCCCTGCCGCTCACGGCCGCCGCCCGGGCCCGGCCCGGCCTGTGGCGCCTGGTCGCCGTCTCGGGCGGCGCGCCCGTCAAGGTCTTCGGCGAGCTCGGCCACCAGGGCTTCACCCCGCTGACGGTCTGGCCCGCCGGCGAGGGCGCCGCCGTCCCCCTCTGCTGA
- a CDS encoding VWA domain-containing protein has product MTSEPVDAGQERLRRWRLVLGGDAADGTGRALSGADAAMDRALAALYGKGDAPRGGRDRSAGLGASAPSVARWLGDIRTYFPSSVVRVMQRDAIDRLGLATLLMEPEMLEAVEADVHLVGTLLTLHEAMPERTKETARAVVRTVVEDLEKRLAARTRSALTGALDRSARVSRPRHHDIDWNRTIAANLKHYLPEHRTVVPERLVGYGRASRSVRKEVVLCVDQSGSMAASVVYASVFGAVLASMRSIATRLVVFDTAVVDLTDRLDDPVDVLFGTRLGGGTDINRALAYCQSRITRPTETVVVLISDLYEGGIRDEMLKRVAAMKASGVQFVTLLALSDEGTPAYDREHAAALAALDAPAFACTPDLFPEVMAAALEKRPLPVPDRG; this is encoded by the coding sequence ATGACGAGCGAGCCGGTGGACGCGGGACAGGAACGGCTGCGGCGGTGGCGGCTGGTGCTCGGGGGCGACGCGGCCGACGGCACCGGCCGGGCGCTGTCGGGGGCGGACGCCGCGATGGACAGGGCGCTCGCCGCGCTCTACGGGAAGGGGGACGCACCGCGCGGCGGCCGGGACCGTTCGGCGGGGCTGGGCGCCTCGGCGCCGTCCGTGGCGCGCTGGCTGGGGGACATCCGGACGTACTTCCCCTCCTCCGTCGTGCGGGTCATGCAACGGGACGCCATCGACCGGCTCGGCCTGGCCACGCTCCTGATGGAGCCGGAGATGCTGGAGGCGGTGGAGGCCGACGTCCACCTCGTCGGCACCTTGCTGACGCTTCACGAGGCGATGCCGGAGAGGACGAAGGAGACGGCGCGAGCCGTCGTCCGCACGGTCGTCGAGGACCTGGAGAAGCGGCTCGCGGCGCGGACCCGCTCCGCGCTCACCGGTGCCCTGGACCGCAGCGCCCGCGTCAGCCGGCCCCGCCACCACGACATCGACTGGAACCGCACGATCGCCGCCAACCTCAAGCACTACCTGCCGGAGCACCGGACGGTCGTGCCGGAGCGGCTCGTCGGCTACGGGCGGGCGTCCCGCTCGGTGCGCAAGGAGGTCGTCCTCTGCGTCGACCAGTCGGGGTCGATGGCGGCCTCGGTGGTGTACGCGTCCGTGTTCGGGGCGGTGCTCGCGTCGATGCGGTCGATCGCCACCCGGCTCGTCGTCTTCGACACGGCGGTCGTCGACCTCACGGACCGGCTGGACGACCCGGTCGACGTGCTGTTCGGCACCCGGCTCGGCGGCGGCACGGACATCAACCGGGCGCTGGCCTACTGCCAGTCGCGGATCACCCGGCCCACCGAGACGGTGGTGGTGCTGATCAGCGACCTCTACGAGGGAGGCATACGGGACGAGATGCTCAAGCGGGTGGCGGCGATGAAGGCGTCGGGGGTGCAGTTCGTGACACTGCTCGCGCTGTCGGACGAAGGGACTCCCGCGTACGACCGGGAGCACGCCGCGGCGCTCGCCGCCCTGGACGCACCGGCCTTCGCCTGCACGCCCGACCTCTTCCCCGAGGTGATGGCGGCGGCGCTGGAAAAACGCCCCCTTCCGGTGCCGGACCGCGGGTGA
- a CDS encoding ATP-binding protein — MPVSVEPSSADPGRDESAPTHPGSVPDPAGTPGGQVLRPHAEDAFAAELAALAAQDDRPRPVRWKLSPWAVATYLLGGTLPDGTVITPKYVGPRRIVEVAVSTLATDRALLLLGVPGTAKTWVSEHLAAAVSGDSTLLVQGTAGTPEEAIRYGWNYARLLTHGPSREALVPSPVMRAMAEGMTARVEELTRIPADVQDTLITILSEKTLPIPELGQEVQAVRGFNLIATANDRDRGVNDLSSALRRRFNTVVLPLPESAEAEVGIVARRVEQIGRSLDLPAGPEGIDEIRRVVTVFRELRDGVTADGRTKLKSPSGTLSTAEAISVVTNGLALAAHFGDGVLRPGDVAAGLLGAVVRDPAADRVIWQEYLETVVRERDGWKDFYRACREVSV, encoded by the coding sequence ATGCCTGTCTCCGTAGAACCGTCGTCCGCCGACCCGGGCCGGGACGAGTCCGCGCCCACCCACCCGGGCTCCGTTCCCGATCCCGCGGGCACGCCGGGGGGACAGGTGCTGCGCCCGCACGCCGAGGACGCCTTCGCCGCCGAACTGGCCGCGCTGGCCGCGCAGGACGACCGGCCGCGCCCGGTCCGCTGGAAGCTGTCGCCGTGGGCCGTGGCGACGTACCTGCTCGGCGGCACGCTCCCGGACGGCACGGTGATCACACCGAAGTACGTGGGCCCGCGGCGGATCGTCGAGGTCGCCGTCAGCACCCTCGCCACCGACCGCGCGCTGCTCCTGCTCGGCGTGCCCGGCACCGCGAAGACCTGGGTGTCCGAGCACCTGGCCGCGGCGGTCAGCGGCGACTCCACCCTGCTGGTGCAGGGCACGGCCGGCACACCGGAGGAGGCGATCCGCTACGGCTGGAACTACGCGCGGCTGCTCACCCACGGCCCCAGCCGCGAGGCCCTCGTGCCCAGCCCGGTCATGCGGGCGATGGCCGAGGGGATGACCGCCCGGGTGGAGGAGCTGACCCGCATCCCGGCCGACGTGCAGGACACGCTCATCACGATCCTGTCGGAGAAGACGCTGCCGATACCGGAGCTGGGCCAGGAGGTGCAGGCGGTCCGCGGCTTCAACCTGATCGCCACGGCCAACGACCGCGACCGCGGTGTCAACGACCTGTCCAGTGCCCTGCGCCGCCGCTTCAACACCGTGGTGCTGCCGCTGCCGGAGAGCGCCGAGGCGGAGGTCGGCATCGTCGCGCGCCGGGTGGAGCAGATCGGCCGCTCTCTCGACCTGCCGGCCGGGCCGGAGGGCATCGACGAGATCCGCCGCGTCGTGACCGTCTTCCGCGAGCTGCGGGACGGTGTGACGGCCGACGGGCGGACGAAGCTGAAGTCACCGAGCGGCACGCTGTCCACCGCCGAGGCCATCTCCGTCGTCACCAACGGCCTCGCGCTGGCCGCCCACTTCGGTGACGGCGTGCTGCGGCCGGGCGATGTCGCCGCCGGTCTCCTCGGGGCCGTCGTCCGCGATCCGGCGGCCGACCGCGTCATCTGGCAGGAGTACCTGGAGACGGTCGTGCGCGAGCGGGACGGCTGGAAGGACTTCTACCGCGCCTGCCGGGAGGTGAGCGTGTGA
- a CDS encoding DUF5682 family protein: MTGADRARRGGGAGAEPLLLGVRHHGPGSARAVRAALDAARPRAVLIEGPPEADVLVPLAAAEGMRPPVALLAHAVDEPGRSAFWPLAGFSPEWVALRWALDHGVPARFIDLPAAHTLAWDTPEVDTAETDTADGDTAQGDAPEEDGAAGLPADPHAPGADAGGGQVPDARIDPLAVLAETAGYDDPERWWEDVVEHRGAGAGDALAPFTALEDAMGALRETYGDGGHGRDPVREAYMRLRVRAARREFAGDVAVVCGAWHVPALRRAATVAADRALLKGLPRIKVDLTWVPWTHRRLSRASGYGAGIDAPGWYGHLFSAPDRPVERWLTKVAGLLREEGRAVSSAHVIEAVRLARTLAALRGRPLPGLGETTDAVRAVMCEGSEVPLALVRDRLVVGDVLGEVPPEAPAVPLQRDLHRLQRRLRLKPEAGERELALDLRKETDAGRSRLLHRLRLLGAPWGEPAASHGSTGTFRETWRLRWEPELSVRVAEAGVWGTTVLTAATAKAEADAVAAHGLAEVTALAEQCLLAGLPKALPTVMRVLADRAALDADVGRLAQALPALVRALRYGDVRGTHTGALAEVAAGLAARIFVGLPPACTALDADAAEEMRRHVDAVHGAVGLLGDDPAPGHGDLRGRWRAVLRALSARDAVHGVVRGRALRLLLDEGALSPEEAERSMGLALSPAAPPADAAAWIEGFVGGGTGTGMLLVHDERLLRLVDHWLTGVPAEAFTDVLPLLRRTFSAYEPGVRRTLGELARRGPGRWGSAASAGPGLPGFAAELDSERADAVLPVVRLLLGLGGADGRGGADGGERRYSEGDDLVGADG; this comes from the coding sequence ATGACGGGTGCGGACAGGGCCCGGCGCGGCGGGGGAGCGGGGGCGGAGCCGCTGCTGCTCGGGGTGCGTCACCACGGGCCGGGATCGGCGCGGGCGGTGCGGGCGGCGCTGGACGCGGCCCGGCCCCGGGCGGTGCTGATCGAAGGACCGCCCGAGGCGGACGTCCTCGTCCCGCTGGCCGCCGCGGAGGGCATGCGTCCACCGGTCGCCCTCCTCGCCCACGCCGTCGACGAACCAGGGCGGTCGGCCTTCTGGCCGCTGGCCGGGTTCTCCCCGGAGTGGGTCGCCCTGCGCTGGGCCCTCGACCACGGCGTCCCGGCCCGCTTCATCGACCTTCCGGCCGCGCACACCCTGGCCTGGGACACGCCGGAGGTGGACACGGCGGAGACCGACACCGCGGACGGGGACACCGCACAGGGGGACGCGCCGGAGGAGGACGGGGCCGCGGGCCTGCCCGCCGACCCGCACGCTCCCGGGGCGGACGCGGGCGGCGGGCAGGTCCCCGACGCCCGGATCGATCCGCTGGCCGTGCTGGCCGAGACCGCCGGCTACGACGACCCCGAACGCTGGTGGGAGGACGTCGTCGAGCACCGGGGCGCCGGCGCCGGGGACGCGCTGGCGCCGTTCACCGCGCTGGAGGACGCCATGGGCGCCCTGCGCGAGACGTACGGGGACGGCGGGCACGGCCGGGACCCGGTCCGCGAGGCGTACATGCGGCTCCGGGTGCGGGCGGCGCGGCGCGAGTTCGCCGGCGACGTGGCCGTGGTGTGCGGGGCCTGGCACGTGCCGGCCCTGCGGCGGGCGGCGACCGTCGCCGCCGACCGGGCGCTGCTGAAGGGCCTGCCCAGGATCAAGGTGGACCTGACCTGGGTGCCGTGGACCCACCGCAGGCTGTCGCGGGCGAGCGGGTACGGGGCGGGCATCGACGCGCCGGGCTGGTACGGGCACCTGTTCAGTGCGCCGGACCGGCCCGTCGAGCGGTGGCTGACGAAAGTGGCCGGGCTGCTGCGGGAAGAGGGCCGGGCCGTCTCCTCCGCCCACGTCATTGAGGCGGTGCGGCTGGCGCGGACGCTCGCCGCGCTGCGCGGCAGACCGCTGCCCGGGCTCGGCGAGACGACCGACGCCGTGCGGGCGGTGATGTGCGAGGGCTCCGAGGTGCCGCTGGCGCTGGTGCGGGACCGGCTGGTGGTGGGCGACGTCCTGGGGGAGGTGCCGCCCGAGGCGCCCGCGGTGCCCCTCCAGCGCGACCTCCACCGGCTCCAGCGGCGGCTGCGGCTCAAACCGGAGGCCGGTGAGCGGGAACTCGCACTGGACCTGCGCAAGGAGACCGACGCGGGGCGCAGCAGACTGCTGCACCGGCTGCGGCTGCTCGGCGCCCCCTGGGGCGAACCGGCCGCCTCACACGGCAGTACGGGCACCTTCCGGGAGACGTGGCGGCTGCGCTGGGAGCCGGAGCTGTCCGTGCGGGTCGCCGAGGCGGGGGTGTGGGGGACGACCGTGCTCACCGCCGCGACCGCCAAGGCGGAGGCGGACGCCGTCGCCGCGCACGGCCTCGCCGAGGTCACCGCCCTCGCCGAGCAGTGCCTCCTGGCCGGTCTGCCGAAGGCGCTCCCCACGGTGATGCGGGTCCTCGCCGACCGTGCCGCGCTCGACGCCGACGTCGGCCGGCTCGCGCAGGCGCTGCCCGCCCTCGTCCGCGCCCTGCGCTACGGCGATGTGCGCGGCACGCACACCGGGGCGCTGGCCGAGGTCGCCGCGGGCCTCGCCGCGCGGATCTTCGTCGGCCTGCCCCCGGCCTGTACGGCACTGGACGCCGACGCGGCCGAGGAGATGCGGCGGCACGTGGACGCCGTCCACGGGGCGGTGGGGCTGCTCGGCGACGATCCGGCGCCGGGCCACGGTGATCTGCGCGGCCGGTGGCGGGCGGTGCTGCGGGCCCTGTCCGCACGGGACGCCGTCCACGGCGTCGTCCGGGGGCGCGCCCTGCGGCTGCTCCTGGACGAGGGGGCGCTGTCCCCCGAGGAGGCCGAGCGGTCCATGGGCCTGGCGCTGTCCCCGGCCGCACCGCCCGCGGACGCGGCCGCCTGGATCGAGGGCTTCGTCGGCGGCGGCACCGGCACCGGCATGCTCCTGGTCCACGACGAACGACTGCTCCGGCTGGTCGACCACTGGCTGACCGGCGTGCCCGCCGAGGCGTTCACCGACGTACTGCCGCTGCTGCGCCGCACCTTCTCGGCGTACGAGCCGGGGGTGCGCCGCACCCTGGGCGAACTGGCCCGGCGCGGACCGGGGCGGTGGGGGAGCGCGGCGAGCGCCGGTCCCGGCCTGCCGGGTTTCGCCGCCGAGCTCGACTCCGAGCGCGCCGACGCGGTGCTGCCGGTGGTACGGCTGCTGCTGGGGCTGGGCGGCGCGGACGGCCGGGGCGGGGCGGACGGCGGAGAACGGCGATACAGCGAGGGCGACGACCTGGTGGGGGCGGACGGATGA